One Formosa agariphila KMM 3901 genomic window, AAAAGCTTTTCATAAAAATGATTAATTGTTGGAGCGTTAGATGCTTTATATTCCGCTTTTGTCATATTTAAGTTAGGTGCAATCTCGGGGTTGTAAAGTGCTCGGTTTTTAAAGCCTCCATAATTAAAGGTTCTGGCAATACCAATGGCACCAATGGCATCTAATCTGTCTGCATCTTGCACAACATTTAATTCGGGTGAAGAAAACGTCGCTTTAAAATTCCCGCCTTTATAAGATATGTTTTCTATAATATTAATCACGTGCTGAATGGTTTCCTCGTCAACTTCAATCGTTTTTAAAAACTCAGAGGCTACTTTTGGGCCAACAGTTTCATCGCCATCATGAAATTTACTATCGGCTATATCGTGAAGTAACGCACCAAGTTCTACAATAAATAGATTTACATCTTCGGTTTTAGCTATTAATTTCGAGTTTTTATAAACCCGCTCTATATGAAACCAATCGTGGCCTCCTTCGGCACCTTCTAATTGTTCTTTTACAAAATTAATTGTAGTCTGTATTTGTAGGTCTTTCGTCATAGCTATAAAAGTAAAAATTCCTAACTGAGACAGAAAGGAATTTTTGTGTTATATAAGGGTATAAGTCGATTTATAATTTAGCAGGCTCTACCCATTTAAATTCGAACGAATTTTCAGGGACTTTCATACGCTCTGCAATACGCGTCATTCTGCTTGGAAGTTTAATAAGGTAATCTCTTGCCTTTTCTGCTTCGTCTGTTAAGCCGGTAACTTTTTCAATTTCCCAACGCTTAAGTAACTTCTCAAGAATATCTATGTAATCCATAGATGTATACACGCCAATACGCTGTGCGGTATTCGAAAATTCTTCGAAAGCCGAGCTTATTTGTCCGCCAGATTCTCTTAAAAAGTGCGCTGGCATCGTAATTTTTTGTTTCATCATGTAATGAAACGCCATCATCATTTGGCTAGGGTCTACTGCAAAAATACGTTCTACAAATTCGCTATAGGCGTTATGGTGTCTCATTTCGTCTCCCGAAATAATTCTACACATTTTGCTTAGTTGTTTGTTTCCGCGTTCTTTAGCTAGTTTAGCTACACGGTTATGAGAAATGTATGTGGC contains:
- a CDS encoding acyl-ACP desaturase, producing the protein MSLKNVRLEVMQFLEKDVDALIEKYLIPIETIWQPTDFLPDSESPKFFEEVKEIRELAKDLPYDFWVVLVGDMITEEALPTYESWLMDVEGVGQIERNGWSKWVRHWTGEENRHGDVLNKYLYLSGRVNMREIEKTTQHLIADGFDIGTDRDPYKNFVYTSFQELATYISHNRVAKLAKERGNKQLSKMCRIISGDEMRHHNAYSEFVERIFAVDPSQMMMAFHYMMKQKITMPAHFLRESGGQISSAFEEFSNTAQRIGVYTSMDYIDILEKLLKRWEIEKVTGLTDEAEKARDYLIKLPSRMTRIAERMKVPENSFEFKWVEPAKL
- a CDS encoding HD domain-containing protein, coding for MTKDLQIQTTINFVKEQLEGAEGGHDWFHIERVYKNSKLIAKTEDVNLFIVELGALLHDIADSKFHDGDETVGPKVASEFLKTIEVDEETIQHVINIIENISYKGGNFKATFSSPELNVVQDADRLDAIGAIGIARTFNYGGFKNRALYNPEIAPNLNMTKAEYKASNAPTINHFYEKLLLLKDKMNTETGKHIATQRHDFMIAFLDQFYAEWNGEK